From the Cryptomeria japonica chromosome 2, Sugi_1.0, whole genome shotgun sequence genome, one window contains:
- the LOC131065950 gene encoding uncharacterized protein LOC131065950 isoform X1, giving the protein MATSFKNPISCGELFQWGVRKRTGWEKPQVKKDEKIVEKKSTICADRLAAPGIIPCSPQEQCNQIPCTPQEHLLEIRCSPHDRCNQIPCTPQEHLHEIPYSPQEQCHPIRSALDKKIALPFSNSSHSLPPPKERSTRSQHRMSHIMCTRNSSNTERRNTMQDNKPLNLETFVWPKLSLSLSLREQEEDFLAMKGSKLPLRPKKRLKCIQKAIQDATPGFWLSNVSQERYEVRENKSTRKRPRG; this is encoded by the exons ATGGCGACAAGTTTCAAGAACCCAATTTCTTGTGGTGAGTTGTTTCAATGGGGTGTCCGCAAGCGTACTGGATGGGAGAAGCCACAAGTAAAGAAGGATGAGAAGATTGTGGAGAAAAAATCCACCATTTGTGCGGACAGACTTGCTGCTCCAGGAATAATCCCCTGTTCCCCACAAGAACAGTGTAATCAAATCCCCTGTACACCACAAGAACATTTGCTTGAAATCCGCTGTTCCCCACATGATCGGTGTAATCAAATCCCCTGTACACCACAAGAACATTTGCATGAAATCCCCTATTCCCCACAAGAACAATGTCATCCAATCCGATCAGCCCTTGATAAAAAGATAGCACTACCCTTCAGTAACAGCTCTCATTCCCTGCCACCTCCCAAAGAAAGAAGTACTAGATCACAGCATCGAATGAGTCATATAATGTGCACCAGGAACAGCAGTAATACAGAGAGAAGGAACACAATGCAAGACAACAAGCCCTTGAATCTGGAGACTTTTGTCTGGCCAAAATTGAGCCTAAGCCTATCCCTCAGAGAGCAAGAGGAAGATTTCCTGGCAATGAAGGGCTCAAAGTTGCCATTGAGACCCAAAAAGCGTCTCAAGTGTATCCAGAAGGCAATACAG GATGCTACTCCTGGTTTTTGGCTTAGCAATGTTTCTCAAGAACGGTATGAAGTCAGGGAAAATAAATCCACAAGAAAG AGACCGAGGGGATGA